A genomic region of Desulfosarcina ovata subsp. ovata contains the following coding sequences:
- a CDS encoding carbohydrate ABC transporter permease, producing the protein MNNRKLSLPLALLMGAALIVVLFPVFWIVMTAIKPPTDWNASPAIWVPSEPTLINFRTLFDPEALGAYGVGGVSQAATKAVYGSVLATVSATLASVIIGLFAAIGISRYGNNSKATPLVILSGRMFPPAAIAVPFVIIFSNVGLIDSYLGLFAIYVAVTLPFSTWMLKSFVDDLPREIEEAAMIDGRSRLAAHLTVTIPLIKGGLFATTMFIFILNWSEFMFALVLSYSNVCTIPVQLAKYVTATAGTLYGVQAALAVFAMVPLVFVGYHIQSHLARAMTFGAIKQ; encoded by the coding sequence ATGAACAACCGCAAACTCTCCCTGCCCCTGGCCCTGTTGATGGGGGCGGCCCTGATTGTGGTGCTCTTCCCGGTTTTCTGGATCGTGATGACGGCCATCAAGCCGCCGACCGACTGGAATGCATCACCGGCCATCTGGGTGCCATCGGAGCCCACCCTGATCAATTTTCGCACCCTCTTCGATCCCGAGGCCCTCGGCGCCTACGGTGTCGGCGGCGTCAGCCAGGCGGCCACCAAGGCGGTCTACGGATCCGTGCTGGCCACCGTCAGCGCCACGCTCGCATCGGTGATCATCGGCCTGTTCGCCGCCATCGGCATCTCGCGCTACGGCAACAACAGCAAGGCGACTCCGCTGGTCATCCTCTCCGGCCGCATGTTCCCGCCGGCGGCCATCGCGGTCCCCTTTGTGATCATCTTCTCCAACGTCGGTCTGATCGACAGCTATCTCGGGCTGTTTGCCATTTATGTGGCGGTGACCCTGCCCTTCTCCACCTGGATGCTGAAGAGTTTCGTGGACGACCTGCCCCGTGAAATCGAGGAGGCCGCCATGATCGACGGCAGATCCCGTCTGGCCGCCCACCTGACGGTGACCATCCCATTGATCAAGGGCGGCCTGTTCGCCACCACCATGTTTATTTTCATTCTCAACTGGTCCGAATTCATGTTCGCCCTGGTGCTCTCCTATTCAAATGTCTGCACCATCCCCGTCCAACTGGCCAAATACGTGACCGCGACGGCCGGGACCCTTTATGGCGTGCAGGCGGCCCTGGCAGTTTTCGCCATGGTTCCGCTGGTCTTCGTGGGATATCATATTCAGTCCCATCTGGCTCGGGCCATGACATTTGGAGCGATCAAACAATGA
- a CDS encoding ABC transporter ATP-binding protein encodes MMEKQQPALKKNQAILEVQALSKSFHGTTALDRASFTVPEASLTVILGPAGAGKTTTLRLIAGLDRPDNGRVLLAGRDVGKWEPKDRNIAMIFDTLALYPNKTGYENIASPLKIRRLPKDEIEVRVIEMARTLKVSRLLDRLPKTMSGGERQRIALGRALIRTPTLFLLDEPLSSLDAMLRIELRAELKRLQRELGYTFLMATPDFNEALAVADTVIMLHSGRVVQISRPQELYDQPLDRDIASFVGAPQINLIDARYEPNASGGVMHAAAAGLPVPAHLKQALGDAPCDFVLGIRPENLKLTALEDAPISASLVDIEPLGLKSVLTVQNNAAQLRLHVESAMVRRFDAGRPLGIEPVNPTRLLAFDRQSGQLLNA; translated from the coding sequence ATGATGGAAAAACAGCAGCCCGCCCTAAAAAAGAATCAAGCCATCCTGGAAGTCCAGGCTTTGAGCAAATCCTTTCATGGCACAACCGCCCTGGACCGGGCCAGTTTCACGGTACCGGAAGCCTCCCTGACCGTGATTCTCGGTCCGGCCGGTGCCGGGAAAACCACCACTCTGCGCCTGATCGCCGGGCTCGACCGACCGGACAACGGCCGCGTCCTGCTGGCCGGCCGGGACGTGGGAAAATGGGAGCCCAAGGACCGTAATATCGCCATGATCTTCGACACCCTGGCCCTCTACCCCAATAAAACCGGTTATGAAAACATCGCCAGTCCGCTCAAGATCCGTCGTCTACCGAAAGATGAAATCGAAGTCCGGGTCATTGAAATGGCCCGGACCCTCAAGGTGAGCCGTCTTTTGGACCGGCTGCCCAAAACCATGAGCGGTGGGGAACGCCAGCGCATCGCCCTGGGCCGGGCACTGATCCGCACCCCCACCCTTTTTCTGCTCGACGAGCCTCTGTCAAGTCTCGATGCCATGCTGCGAATCGAATTGCGCGCCGAGTTGAAACGGCTGCAACGCGAGCTGGGGTACACATTTTTAATGGCCACCCCGGATTTCAACGAGGCGCTGGCCGTTGCCGACACGGTCATCATGCTGCACAGCGGCCGCGTGGTTCAAATCTCCCGGCCCCAAGAGCTTTACGACCAGCCCCTGGACCGCGACATCGCCAGCTTCGTGGGCGCACCGCAGATCAACCTGATCGATGCCCGTTATGAGCCCAACGCCAGTGGGGGGGTAATGCATGCCGCAGCAGCCGGGTTGCCCGTGCCTGCCCATCTGAAACAGGCCCTGGGCGACGCGCCATGTGATTTTGTGCTCGGCATCCGCCCGGAAAACCTGAAGTTGACCGCCTTGGAGGATGCCCCCATCTCGGCATCGCTGGTCGATATCGAACCGCTGGGGCTCAAATCCGTGCTCACCGTTCAAAATAATGCAGCGCAACTGCGCCTGCATGTGGAAAGCGCCATGGTCCGGAGGTTTGACGCCGGCCGGCCACTCGGCATCGAACCGGTCAACCCGACCCGCCTGCTGGCCTTCGACCGCCAGAGCGGCCAGCTTTTGAACGCCTAA
- a CDS encoding carbohydrate ABC transporter permease, with translation MTAFFTSCPRAQTASAAQPAPAPASAPTGLGLKGLVRVLVLPGQIVSLLVLVVPLLVALYMSFTDWSPTRGSLFDATFVGFENYSELLIYDTRFVYSILRTALISMVCLSLEFVFGLGLAVLFLREFRGKSLLFSAFLTPMMILPVVVGYTFWMLFQTNGPVNQIIEFLFGAQATMEWFRNAPCAVTAVILTEVWHWTPLFFLILLSGLNAIPENPVRAAVILGASPRQVFWCIILPMLKPVIIVAFVIRSMEIIKLFDEVFMLTRGGPGSATETISLYIYKLAFNDFQLAYGAAAAFIVLLGSLLLIHLLLVPVREQIMKAGR, from the coding sequence TTGACTGCCTTTTTTACTTCCTGCCCACGGGCACAAACCGCCTCGGCCGCCCAGCCGGCGCCGGCGCCGGCCAGCGCACCGACGGGCCTGGGCCTCAAGGGACTCGTACGGGTGCTGGTCCTGCCCGGACAGATCGTCTCGCTCCTGGTACTCGTCGTTCCGCTCCTGGTGGCGCTGTACATGAGCTTCACCGACTGGTCGCCCACCCGCGGTTCCCTGTTTGATGCCACCTTCGTAGGGTTCGAAAACTACAGCGAATTGCTGATCTACGACACCCGTTTTGTCTATTCGATCCTGCGCACGGCGTTGATTTCAATGGTCTGCCTCAGCCTGGAATTCGTCTTCGGGCTGGGCCTGGCCGTGCTCTTCCTTCGAGAGTTCCGCGGCAAGTCGTTGCTCTTCTCCGCCTTCCTGACCCCCATGATGATTCTTCCGGTAGTCGTGGGCTACACGTTCTGGATGCTCTTCCAGACCAACGGGCCGGTCAACCAGATCATCGAATTTCTCTTCGGTGCCCAAGCCACCATGGAGTGGTTCCGCAATGCCCCCTGCGCGGTGACGGCGGTGATCCTCACCGAGGTCTGGCACTGGACACCGCTCTTCTTCCTGATCCTGCTCTCCGGACTCAACGCCATTCCGGAAAACCCGGTCCGCGCGGCCGTAATTCTGGGTGCCAGCCCCCGGCAGGTGTTCTGGTGCATCATTCTGCCCATGCTCAAACCGGTCATCATCGTCGCCTTCGTGATCCGTTCCATGGAGATCATCAAACTCTTTGACGAGGTATTCATGCTCACCCGCGGCGGCCCCGGATCGGCCACCGAGACCATCAGCCTCTATATCTACAAACTGGCCTTTAACGACTTTCAGCTCGCTTACGGCGCCGCCGCCGCATTCATCGTGCTGCTCGGCTCATTGCTGCTGATCCATCTTCTGCTGGTCCCGGTCCGGGAGCAGATCATGAAAGCAGGTCGCTGA
- a CDS encoding ABC transporter ATP-binding protein has protein sequence MTRPRLELVALKKEYADGSVVAVDGIDLYVAAGETLALLGPSGCGKSTTLNMIVGLEDPSSGDIQINGQSVLGLPPGRRDVGLVFQDYAVFTAMTVRQNLAFGLAVRKVPRPEIDRAVAEVAELLGMRDRLNARVKELGGSELQRVAIGRTLVTRPSILLLDEPLSNLEAAARLAMRRELRRLQSDIGITIIYVTHDQIEALSLADRIAVMRAGKILQVEETASIYDRPEHVFVASFLGSPPMNLITGALEADAAAMRFRRAEFSLPVFQTGVPEGRCTLGIRPESLRVAAAQTANWTGRVGLVEPRGPEAVLTVEVGTMALKIVVASTDCPGEGETIGIDVDPDALVLFDGETNRRMDGGSKAEVQ, from the coding sequence ATGACCCGACCCCGACTCGAACTCGTCGCCCTGAAAAAAGAGTACGCCGACGGCAGCGTGGTGGCCGTGGACGGCATCGATCTTTACGTGGCTGCCGGTGAAACCCTTGCTCTGCTGGGCCCCTCGGGCTGCGGGAAATCGACGACCCTGAACATGATTGTCGGCCTGGAGGACCCCTCTTCCGGCGACATCCAGATCAACGGCCAGTCGGTGCTTGGCCTGCCGCCGGGTCGGCGCGACGTGGGACTGGTGTTTCAGGATTATGCGGTCTTCACCGCCATGACGGTACGCCAGAACCTGGCCTTCGGACTCGCCGTACGCAAGGTCCCCCGTCCAGAAATCGACCGGGCCGTGGCCGAGGTGGCCGAACTGCTCGGCATGCGCGACCGGCTGAATGCCCGCGTCAAGGAGCTTGGCGGTTCCGAACTGCAGCGGGTGGCCATCGGGCGAACCCTGGTCACCCGGCCGTCGATCCTTTTGCTCGACGAACCCCTGTCCAATCTCGAGGCCGCCGCCCGGCTGGCCATGCGCCGGGAACTACGGCGCCTGCAGAGCGATATCGGGATCACGATCATCTACGTCACCCATGATCAGATCGAGGCCCTCTCCCTGGCTGACCGGATCGCCGTGATGCGAGCGGGTAAGATCCTGCAGGTCGAGGAGACCGCGTCCATTTACGACCGGCCCGAGCATGTCTTCGTGGCCAGTTTCCTGGGGTCGCCGCCAATGAACCTGATCACCGGGGCGCTGGAGGCCGATGCGGCCGCCATGCGATTCCGTCGCGCTGAATTCAGCCTTCCGGTTTTCCAAACCGGTGTGCCTGAAGGCCGATGCACCCTGGGCATTCGTCCTGAATCACTGCGCGTCGCAGCAGCGCAAACGGCGAACTGGACCGGCCGGGTCGGCCTTGTGGAACCCCGCGGGCCGGAGGCTGTCCTGACCGTGGAAGTCGGCACGATGGCACTGAAAATCGTGGTCGCTTCCACCGACTGTCCCGGGGAAGGCGAAACCATCGGTATCGACGTCGATCCCGACGCCCTGGTCCTGTTCGACGGGGAGACCAATCGACGCATGGACGGCGGTTCAAAAGCAGAGGTGCAATGA